One genomic region from Pseudomonas hormoni encodes:
- the cyoA gene encoding ubiquinol oxidase subunit II, whose translation MSKNRYPRLLGLLPLIGTLLLSGCNMTLLDPKGQVGLDERNLIITATLLMLLVVIPVIIMTFLFAWKYRASNTDAVYTPKWSHSTKIEIAVWAVPVLIIIALGYVTYKSTHALDPYKPLESDVKPITIEVVALDWKWLFIYPEQGIATVNKIVFPAHTPINFKITSDAVMNSFFIPALGGQIYAMAGMQTKLHLIANQNAEMDGISANYSGAGFTGMKFKATATTQEEFDAWVSEVKKAPKKLEQAEYAALAKQSQNNPVELYSSVTPNLFQIIVDKYEGMKPGKPVHHEKKEKEVAATDMNSHSAAGAEE comes from the coding sequence ATGAGTAAAAACAGGTACCCCAGACTACTAGGCTTATTGCCGCTGATCGGCACGTTGTTGCTGTCAGGCTGCAACATGACCTTGCTCGATCCCAAGGGCCAGGTTGGCCTGGACGAGCGAAACCTGATCATCACCGCAACGCTGCTGATGCTGTTGGTCGTGATTCCGGTCATTATCATGACCTTCCTGTTCGCCTGGAAATACCGCGCGTCCAACACTGACGCCGTCTACACGCCGAAGTGGTCGCACTCCACCAAGATCGAAATCGCGGTGTGGGCTGTTCCAGTGCTGATCATCATCGCCCTGGGTTACGTCACCTACAAATCCACCCACGCCCTGGACCCATACAAGCCGCTGGAATCGGACGTCAAGCCGATCACCATCGAAGTGGTCGCGCTGGACTGGAAGTGGCTGTTCATCTACCCGGAACAAGGCATTGCCACGGTCAACAAGATCGTGTTCCCGGCGCACACCCCGATCAACTTCAAGATCACTTCCGATGCCGTGATGAACTCGTTCTTCATCCCTGCGCTGGGCGGCCAGATCTACGCAATGGCGGGCATGCAGACCAAATTGCACCTGATCGCCAACCAGAACGCTGAAATGGACGGTATCTCCGCCAACTACAGCGGCGCTGGTTTTACTGGCATGAAATTCAAAGCGACCGCAACGACCCAGGAAGAATTCGACGCCTGGGTAAGTGAAGTCAAAAAGGCACCTAAAAAGCTTGAACAGGCTGAATACGCAGCGCTTGCCAAGCAGAGCCAGAACAACCCGGTCGAGCTCTACTCCTCGGTTACGCCGAACCTGTTCCAGATCATCGTCGACAAGTACGAAGGTATGAAACCGGGCAAGCCGGTGCACCACGAGAAGAAAGAGAAAGAAGTGGCCGCTACGGACATGAACTCGCATTCAGCTGCCGGGGCAGAGGAGTAA
- the cyoB gene encoding cytochrome o ubiquinol oxidase subunit I — MFGKLSWEAVPFHEPIVMITIAMIALGGVALFAAITYFKKWTYLWSEWLTSVDHKKIGVMYIIVAMVMLLRGFADAIMMRTQLAMATEGSPGYLPPEHYDQIFTAHGVIMIIFMAMPFFTGLMNLAVPLQIGARDVAYPFLNSLSFWLLVSGVVLINLSLGVGEFAKTGWVAYPPLSGLQYSPGVGMDYYIWALQLSGLGTTLTGVNFLATVLKMRTPGMKLMDMPIFTWTCTWANVLIVASFPILTATLALLTLDRYMDFHIFTNELGGNPMMYVNLFWAWGHPEVYILILPAFGIFSEVISTFTGKRLFGHHSMVYASGAISILGFMVWLHHFFTMGSGASVNAFFGLATMLISIPTGVKLFNWLFTIYQGRLRFTSQVLWTLGFMVTFAIGGMTGVLLAIPGADFVLHNSLFVIAHFHNVIIGGAVFGYIAGFGFYFPKAFGFKLHEGWGKAAFWFWISGFFVAFMPLYALGFMGMTRRLNATTNPEWVPYLYVAMFGAVMIAVGIACQLIQLYVSVRDRNKPENMCEHGDPWNAHTLEWSTSSPPPFYNFAVLPKADTIDPFTEAKENGTAYQAPARYEPIHMPNNTATGLVMGALLTVFGFAMIWHIWWLAIVGLVGTVGYFVIHAARDDQGYMVPVETIERIEAEQHKRLVAAGKVPATATRVETSLEQA, encoded by the coding sequence ATGTTTGGTAAATTGAGTTGGGAAGCGGTCCCGTTCCACGAACCGATCGTGATGATTACCATCGCCATGATCGCGCTCGGTGGTGTGGCACTGTTCGCTGCAATCACGTATTTCAAGAAGTGGACCTACCTGTGGTCCGAGTGGCTGACTTCGGTCGACCACAAGAAAATCGGCGTGATGTACATCATCGTCGCCATGGTCATGCTGCTGCGCGGTTTTGCCGACGCCATCATGATGCGTACCCAGTTGGCCATGGCCACCGAGGGTTCGCCTGGCTACCTGCCACCTGAACACTATGACCAGATCTTCACCGCTCACGGTGTGATCATGATCATCTTCATGGCGATGCCATTCTTCACCGGCCTGATGAACCTTGCAGTGCCGCTGCAGATCGGCGCGCGTGACGTTGCCTACCCGTTCCTGAACTCCCTGAGCTTCTGGCTGCTGGTCTCCGGCGTAGTGCTGATCAACCTGTCCCTGGGCGTCGGCGAATTCGCCAAGACCGGTTGGGTTGCCTATCCGCCGCTGTCGGGTCTGCAATACAGCCCGGGCGTGGGGATGGATTACTACATCTGGGCGCTACAGCTATCCGGGTTGGGTACGACGCTGACGGGGGTCAACTTCCTGGCCACCGTGCTGAAAATGCGTACCCCTGGCATGAAGCTGATGGACATGCCGATCTTCACCTGGACCTGCACCTGGGCCAACGTCCTGATCGTGGCTTCGTTCCCGATCCTGACCGCTACCCTGGCACTGCTGACGCTTGACCGTTACATGGATTTCCACATTTTCACCAATGAACTTGGTGGCAATCCAATGATGTACGTCAACCTGTTCTGGGCCTGGGGTCACCCCGAGGTTTACATCCTGATTCTGCCGGCGTTCGGTATCTTCTCCGAAGTCATCTCGACCTTCACCGGCAAGCGTCTGTTCGGCCACCACTCGATGGTCTACGCATCGGGCGCGATCTCGATCCTGGGCTTCATGGTCTGGCTGCACCACTTCTTCACCATGGGTTCGGGTGCCAGCGTCAACGCCTTCTTCGGTCTGGCGACGATGCTGATTTCGATCCCGACGGGTGTGAAGCTATTCAACTGGCTGTTCACCATTTACCAAGGGCGTCTGCGTTTCACCAGCCAGGTTCTGTGGACCCTGGGCTTCATGGTGACCTTCGCCATCGGCGGCATGACCGGCGTACTGCTGGCCATCCCGGGTGCGGACTTCGTCCTGCACAACAGCCTGTTCGTGATCGCTCACTTCCACAACGTGATCATCGGCGGCGCGGTATTCGGCTACATCGCCGGCTTCGGCTTCTACTTCCCTAAAGCGTTCGGCTTCAAGCTGCACGAAGGTTGGGGCAAGGCAGCGTTCTGGTTCTGGATCTCGGGCTTCTTCGTCGCGTTCATGCCGCTCTATGCACTGGGCTTCATGGGCATGACCCGTCGTCTGAACGCCACCACCAACCCTGAGTGGGTGCCGTACCTGTACGTCGCCATGTTCGGTGCGGTAATGATCGCTGTGGGCATCGCCTGCCAGCTGATCCAGCTGTACGTCAGCGTGCGTGACCGCAACAAGCCAGAAAACATGTGCGAACACGGCGACCCGTGGAATGCCCATACGCTGGAATGGTCGACCTCGTCGCCACCACCGTTCTACAACTTCGCCGTGCTGCCAAAAGCAGACACCATCGATCCGTTCACCGAAGCCAAGGAAAACGGTACCGCGTACCAGGCTCCTGCTCGTTACGAGCCGATCCACATGCCAAACAACACCGCGACCGGCCTGGTCATGGGTGCTCTGTTGACCGTGTTCGGTTTCGCGATGATCTGGCACATCTGGTGGCTGGCCATCGTTGGCCTGGTCGGCACTGTGGGCTACTTCGTGATCCACGCTGCCCGCGATGATCAAGGCTACATGGTGCCGGTCGAGACAATCGAGCGCATCGAAGCCGAGCAGCACAAGCGTCTGGTAGCGGCCGGGAAAGTCCCAGCCACCGCCACCCGTGTTGAAACCTCGTTGGAACAGGCTTAA
- a CDS encoding cytochrome o ubiquinol oxidase subunit III, protein MSNLVTNAGHTHVDGHGHDDHHHDSGEMTVFGFWLYLMTDCILFASIFAAYAVLVNNVAGGPSGHDIFELPYVLGETALLLFSSITYGFAMLALFKGKKNQVLGWLAMTFLFGAGFIGMEINEFHMLISEGFGPSRSGFLSGFFTLVGTHGLHVTSGLIWMAIMMYQVQKNGLTATNKTRLSCLSLFWHFLDVVWICVFTVVYLMGTM, encoded by the coding sequence ATGTCGAACTTAGTGACCAATGCTGGACACACCCATGTCGATGGACATGGGCACGATGACCATCACCACGACTCGGGCGAGATGACCGTATTCGGTTTCTGGCTCTACCTGATGACCGACTGCATTCTGTTTGCGTCGATCTTCGCGGCCTACGCGGTACTGGTTAACAACGTAGCGGGTGGCCCGTCGGGCCACGACATCTTCGAGCTGCCATACGTACTGGGCGAAACCGCTCTGCTGCTGTTCAGCTCGATCACCTACGGCTTCGCCATGCTGGCGTTGTTCAAGGGCAAGAAGAACCAGGTCCTGGGCTGGCTGGCCATGACCTTCCTGTTCGGTGCCGGCTTCATCGGCATGGAGATCAACGAGTTCCACATGCTGATCTCCGAGGGCTTCGGTCCTAGCCGCAGCGGCTTCCTGTCCGGGTTCTTCACCCTGGTCGGCACCCACGGTCTGCACGTGACCAGCGGTCTGATCTGGATGGCGATCATGATGTACCAGGTGCAGAAAAACGGCCTGACGGCGACCAACAAGACCCGTCTGAGCTGCCTGAGCCTGTTCTGGCACTTCCTGGACGTGGTGTGGATCTGCGTATTCACCGTTGTTTATCTGATGGGGACTATGTAA
- the cyoD gene encoding cytochrome o ubiquinol oxidase subunit IV has product MANAHSHDSHDAGHGSVKSYAIGFILSVILTVIPFGLVMYPSLPKSLTLWIVLAFAVIQVLVHLVYFLHLDRSAAQRNNVIAFVFAAIVIVLLVGLSLWIMFSIHTNMMAK; this is encoded by the coding sequence ATGGCTAACGCTCATTCCCACGATAGCCACGACGCCGGCCACGGCAGCGTCAAGTCTTACGCTATCGGCTTTATCCTGTCGGTGATCCTGACCGTCATTCCTTTCGGCCTGGTGATGTACCCGTCGCTGCCGAAATCGCTCACCCTGTGGATCGTCCTGGCGTTTGCGGTGATCCAGGTGCTGGTGCACCTGGTGTACTTCCTGCACCTGGACCGTTCCGCCGCGCAGCGCAACAACGTGATTGCATTTGTGTTCGCCGCGATCGTGATTGTCCTGCTGGTTGGCCTGTCGCTGTGGATCATGTTCAGCATCCACACCAACATGATGGCGAAGTGA
- the cyoE gene encoding heme o synthase → MSLKHFIQITKPGIIFGNVLSVAGGFFLASKGHVDLAIFLAAMIGTSLVVASGCVFNNCIDRDIDLKMERTKNRVLVQGLISLKLALVFATVLGVAGVALLYKVANPLAALFAVIGFVIYVGFYSLYLKRKSVHGTLVGSLSGAMPPVIGYVAVTNSFDMAALTLLVMFSLWQMPHSYAIAIFRFNDYLAASIPVLPVKRGIQVAKKHILIYILAFLVATLMLTFSGYAGMSYLAVAAAMGMYWLYMAWTGYKAVDDTVWARKLFVFSIFTITALSVMMSLDFKVPTELLLTYAP, encoded by the coding sequence ATGTCCTTGAAGCACTTTATCCAAATCACCAAACCGGGGATCATTTTCGGTAACGTGCTTTCAGTGGCAGGCGGATTTTTCCTGGCCTCGAAAGGGCATGTCGATCTGGCCATTTTCCTGGCCGCCATGATCGGCACGTCCCTGGTGGTGGCTTCCGGTTGCGTGTTCAACAACTGCATCGACCGCGACATCGACCTGAAGATGGAACGCACCAAGAACCGGGTGCTGGTCCAGGGCTTGATCTCCCTGAAACTGGCCCTGGTCTTTGCGACCGTCCTGGGTGTTGCCGGCGTTGCGTTGCTGTACAAGGTGGCCAACCCGTTGGCCGCGCTGTTCGCAGTGATCGGTTTCGTCATCTACGTCGGTTTCTACAGCCTGTACCTCAAGCGCAAGTCGGTTCACGGCACGCTGGTGGGCAGTCTGTCGGGGGCGATGCCGCCGGTGATCGGTTATGTGGCTGTGACCAACAGCTTCGACATGGCCGCACTGACGCTGCTGGTGATGTTCAGCCTGTGGCAGATGCCGCATTCCTACGCCATCGCGATCTTCCGCTTCAACGATTACCTGGCCGCATCGATTCCGGTGCTGCCGGTGAAGCGCGGGATTCAAGTGGCCAAGAAGCACATCCTGATCTACATCCTGGCCTTCCTCGTGGCGACCTTGATGCTGACCTTCAGCGGCTACGCCGGCATGAGCTACCTCGCCGTCGCCGCGGCCATGGGCATGTACTGGCTGTACATGGCCTGGACCGGCTACAAGGCGGTGGATGACACGGTCTGGGCACGCAAGCTGTTCGTGTTCTCGATCTTCACCATTACCGCGTTGAGCGTGATGATGTCCCTGGACTTCAAAGTGCCGACCGAGCTGTTGCTGACGTACGCGCCTTAA
- a CDS encoding DUF6036 family nucleotidyltransferase: protein MAEQDAITPSVNTSKAMGQALISMFKSLEAELVLESAEPGAVKIIVFGGCAVHLYTNHRFSTDVDAEIYEANVPEALHLQTMLAQIPEQFVDEQSGRLMELNYDLQYNTSFGPIHEDYWDRSIPLAEFPIESPLYVHIAAPIDIAISKLGRATEQDISDVMALLRSGFILSADFHRLALQAIDVYVGNKEPPTSVLTQILEDYLESTDEESR from the coding sequence ATGGCAGAGCAGGACGCAATTACCCCGAGCGTTAATACGAGCAAAGCAATGGGCCAAGCTTTGATTTCGATGTTCAAATCCCTCGAAGCGGAACTGGTACTCGAGAGCGCAGAACCCGGGGCAGTCAAAATTATCGTGTTTGGTGGTTGTGCGGTTCACCTGTATACAAATCATCGTTTTTCGACAGACGTCGACGCGGAGATTTACGAGGCAAATGTGCCTGAAGCGCTTCACCTTCAAACCATGCTTGCGCAGATACCCGAGCAATTTGTAGATGAGCAGTCAGGTCGGCTAATGGAGCTGAACTATGACCTCCAATACAACACCAGCTTCGGCCCCATTCACGAGGATTATTGGGATCGCAGCATTCCGCTCGCGGAGTTTCCGATTGAATCCCCTCTGTACGTGCACATTGCCGCACCGATCGATATTGCGATTTCAAAATTGGGCAGAGCGACCGAGCAGGACATTAGCGATGTCATGGCGCTTCTGCGGAGCGGCTTCATACTGAGTGCCGATTTCCATCGGCTGGCATTGCAGGCAATTGATGTATATGTTGGGAACAAAGAGCCTCCAACTTCGGTTCTAACTCAAATTCTGGAAGATTACCTGGAGAGTACGGATGAAGAGTCCCGTTGA
- a CDS encoding DUF3077 domain-containing protein: MTNPQDLETIGLTPFSYHANQPLFRINRGVPIIQALHHASDLLHIAKLLASDAAMIRDSDRHAWASHFLQDMSKAIIDDVAKVLDAPCNNGT; this comes from the coding sequence ATGACCAACCCACAAGACCTGGAAACCATCGGCCTCACCCCCTTCTCCTACCACGCCAACCAACCGCTATTCCGCATCAACCGTGGCGTCCCGATAATCCAGGCGCTACACCACGCTTCCGACCTGCTCCATATCGCCAAACTACTTGCATCCGACGCCGCCATGATTCGCGATAGCGACCGGCATGCCTGGGCGTCGCATTTTCTGCAGGATATGAGCAAGGCAATCATCGATGACGTGGCGAAGGTGCTCGATGCACCGTGCAACAACGGGACGTAA
- a CDS encoding PLP-dependent aminotransferase family protein: MQVQRAVIAAIEFQPGVPLVQQIVDQLSVAISQGGLPHGSRLPPIRELSELMNVGKSTVVDALDRLRAKGLVVSRQGSGHYVHRSTTTLKTDAGPDLQPQDTLSVVRRAVLQDNGSLRPGAGFLPSSWLPAEELLKAVRGTLRATSLRMGEYGVAAGYLPLREALRVKLATLGIEVPVDQIITTANTVQAIDMLMRLLVKPGDTVLLDDPCYFTMHTNLALHGAKVITIHRGVDGMDLDAFEQLLIVHRPVLYMTNNTLHNPTGHSFSPAQVYRLLELSHRYGFHILEDDLYCDMQQRTTPRLAAGGLDNVSYVSGFSKTLTANSRVSYAVLSPQLAARMVTLKMACGGMTSELAEQIICTMLSDGSYAKHTRRTVDRLYESSSRVSSWLVEAGCSVSSLPHEGLFTWTRLPEGHHAETLARKGLDIDLVLAPGTLLSKAPDASHFLRFNVAHSDNVQVRERFFRLLDDYKK; the protein is encoded by the coding sequence ATGCAGGTTCAGCGAGCAGTGATCGCCGCCATCGAGTTCCAGCCGGGAGTGCCGCTGGTCCAGCAGATCGTCGATCAATTGTCGGTGGCGATCAGCCAGGGCGGGCTGCCTCATGGCTCGCGGCTGCCACCGATTCGCGAACTCTCCGAGCTGATGAACGTGGGCAAGTCCACGGTGGTGGATGCGCTGGACCGCTTGCGCGCCAAGGGTTTGGTGGTTTCACGCCAGGGTTCGGGGCATTACGTGCACCGTTCCACCACCACGCTCAAGACCGATGCCGGCCCGGACCTGCAACCTCAAGACACACTGAGCGTGGTCCGCCGCGCGGTATTGCAGGACAACGGCTCGCTGCGCCCCGGCGCCGGGTTCCTGCCTTCCTCGTGGCTGCCGGCAGAAGAATTGTTGAAAGCCGTGCGCGGCACCCTGCGCGCCACCTCCCTGCGCATGGGCGAATACGGCGTCGCCGCCGGTTATCTGCCACTGCGCGAAGCGTTGCGGGTCAAGTTGGCGACCTTGGGCATCGAAGTGCCGGTGGACCAGATCATCACCACCGCCAATACCGTGCAGGCCATCGACATGCTGATGCGTCTGCTGGTCAAACCCGGCGACACGGTGCTACTCGACGATCCGTGTTACTTCACCATGCACACCAATCTGGCCTTGCATGGCGCCAAGGTCATCACCATCCACCGGGGCGTCGACGGCATGGACCTGGACGCCTTCGAGCAATTGCTGATTGTCCATCGGCCCGTGCTCTACATGACCAACAACACCCTGCACAACCCGACCGGGCACTCGTTCTCCCCGGCGCAGGTCTATCGCTTGCTGGAGTTGAGCCACCGTTATGGTTTTCACATCCTCGAAGACGATTTGTATTGCGACATGCAGCAACGAACCACGCCGCGCCTGGCAGCGGGCGGGCTGGACAATGTCAGTTACGTGTCCGGTTTCTCCAAAACCCTGACGGCGAACAGTCGGGTCAGTTATGCCGTGCTTTCGCCGCAACTGGCGGCACGGATGGTCACCCTGAAAATGGCCTGCGGTGGCATGACGTCGGAGCTGGCGGAGCAAATTATCTGCACGATGCTCAGTGATGGCAGCTACGCCAAACACACCCGGCGCACGGTGGATCGGCTTTACGAGTCGAGCAGTCGGGTATCGAGTTGGCTGGTGGAGGCGGGTTGTTCCGTTTCATCGCTGCCGCATGAAGGGCTGTTTACCTGGACGCGACTGCCCGAAGGGCATCATGCCGAAACGCTCGCTCGGAAGGGTCTGGACATCGACCTGGTGCTGGCGCCTGGCACCCTGCTCAGTAAAGCGCCGGACGCCAGTCACTTTCTGCGTTTCAACGTGGCGCACAGCGACAACGTTCAGGTGCGGGAGCGGTTCTTCCGCCTGCTCGACGATTACAAAAAGTAA